In Paramisgurnus dabryanus chromosome 7, PD_genome_1.1, whole genome shotgun sequence, the following are encoded in one genomic region:
- the tnnt2b gene encoding troponin T, cardiac muscle isoform X1: MKLSMRLVKSGQDQTSVRQQADAVEEPGDEEGSKPKQKSFVPALVPPKIPDGEKVDFDDIHRKRMEKDLTELQTLIDAHFEKRKKDEEELIVLTQRIENRRSERAEQQRIHAEREKERQNKLAEEKARKEEEEAKRKADDDAKKKKAFASFQYTGYMQRTDKKGGPKKQTEREKKKTILNERRKDLNVDNLSEDKLREKANELWKWMRQLEGEKFDLQYKHMCQKYEITVLRNRVSEHQKITKGSRSKRRLRK; the protein is encoded by the exons ATGAAGTTGAGTATGA GGCTTGTAAAGTCTGGTCAGGATCAAACATCTGTTCGACAGCAAGCAG ATGCTGTGGAGGAACCTGGAGACGAAG AAGGATCGAAACCAAAGCAGAA atcattTGTACCAGCGTTGGTTCCTCCCAAAATTCCTGATGGAGAGAAAGTTGATTTTGAC GACATTCATCGCAAACGCATGGAGAAAGACCTAACAGAGCTGCAGACGCTTATCGATGCTCACTTTGAGAAAAGAAAGAAGGACGAAGAGGAACTCATCGTCCTCACTCAGAGAATC GAGAACCGGAGGTCAGAACGGGCCGAACAGCAGAGGATTCATGCAGAACGAGAGAAAGAACGTCAAAACAAACTCGCC GAGGAAAAGGCACGAAAAGAGGAAGAAGAGGCAAAGAGGAAGGCTGATGATGATGCAAAGAAGAAGAAAGCTTTTGCAAGCTTTCAGTATACAGGATACATGCAGAGG ACAGACAAAAAGGGCGGACCGAAGAAACAAACCgagagagagaagaaaaaaACGATTCTCAATGAGCGACGTAAAGATTTGAACGTGGACAACCTCAGTGAGGATAAGCTaag AGAGAAAGCAAACGAACTCTGGAAGTGGATGCGGCAACTGGAAGGGGAGAAATTCGACCTGCAATACAAACATATGTGCCAGAAATATGag ATCACTGTGCTTAGAAATCGAGTCAGCGAACATCAAAAGAT TACCAAAGGCTCGAGAAGTAAAAGACGACTGAGAAAATAA
- the tnni1b gene encoding troponin I type 1b (skeletal, slow) isoform X2 yields the protein MPEQEVSEKSQLPKKKSKITASRKLMLKSLMVARAKEELEQELADKQEEKEKYLYEKAPPLQTSGMSFAELQELCRELHVKIDVVDEERYDIEAKVLHNTREIKDLNIKVLDLRGKFKRPTLRRVRVSADAILRSLLGSKHKVSMDLRANLKSVKKEDTEKEKTVEVSDWRKNVEAMSGMEGRKKMFDAAQ from the exons ATGCCCGA GCAAGAGGTAAGCGAGAAAAGCCAGCTTCCCAAA AAAAAGTCCAAGATCACTGCATCGCGCAAGCTGATGCTAAAG agtCTTATGGTAGCTAGAGCAAAAGAAGAGTTGGAGCAGGAGCTGGCAGATAAACAAGAGGAGAAAGAGAAATATTTATATGAGAAAGCACCTCCGCTACAGACCAGTGGAATGTCTTTTGCTGAACTTCAG GAGCTGTGTCGAGAACTACACGTTAAAATTGACGTTGTGGACGAAGAACGCTACGACATTGAGGCGAAAGTGCTTCACAACACGAGAGAG ATCAAGGATCTGAACATCAAAGTTCTGGACCTGAGAGGTAAATTTAAGCGGCCTACCCTAAGAAGGGTGAGGGTCTCTGCAGACGCCATCCTGAGATCTCTGCTTGGCTCCAAACATAAGGTGTCCATGGATCTGAGAGCGAACCTCAAGTCTGTTAAAAAGGAAGACACAGAGAAG GAAAAGACAGTGGAGGTCAGCGACTGGAGGAAAAATGTTGAGGCCATGTCTGGGATGGAGGGAAGGAAGAAAATGTTTGATGCAGCTCAGTAA
- the tnni1b gene encoding troponin I type 1b (skeletal, slow) isoform X1, which translates to MRLLFIVKMPEQEVSEKSQLPKKKSKITASRKLMLKSLMVARAKEELEQELADKQEEKEKYLYEKAPPLQTSGMSFAELQELCRELHVKIDVVDEERYDIEAKVLHNTREIKDLNIKVLDLRGKFKRPTLRRVRVSADAILRSLLGSKHKVSMDLRANLKSVKKEDTEKEKTVEVSDWRKNVEAMSGMEGRKKMFDAAQ; encoded by the exons ATGC GTTTACTCTTCATTGTCAAGATGCCCGA GCAAGAGGTAAGCGAGAAAAGCCAGCTTCCCAAA AAAAAGTCCAAGATCACTGCATCGCGCAAGCTGATGCTAAAG agtCTTATGGTAGCTAGAGCAAAAGAAGAGTTGGAGCAGGAGCTGGCAGATAAACAAGAGGAGAAAGAGAAATATTTATATGAGAAAGCACCTCCGCTACAGACCAGTGGAATGTCTTTTGCTGAACTTCAG GAGCTGTGTCGAGAACTACACGTTAAAATTGACGTTGTGGACGAAGAACGCTACGACATTGAGGCGAAAGTGCTTCACAACACGAGAGAG ATCAAGGATCTGAACATCAAAGTTCTGGACCTGAGAGGTAAATTTAAGCGGCCTACCCTAAGAAGGGTGAGGGTCTCTGCAGACGCCATCCTGAGATCTCTGCTTGGCTCCAAACATAAGGTGTCCATGGATCTGAGAGCGAACCTCAAGTCTGTTAAAAAGGAAGACACAGAGAAG GAAAAGACAGTGGAGGTCAGCGACTGGAGGAAAAATGTTGAGGCCATGTCTGGGATGGAGGGAAGGAAGAAAATGTTTGATGCAGCTCAGTAA
- the tnnt2b gene encoding troponin T, cardiac muscle isoform X2, producing MKLSMRLVKSGQDQTSVRQQADAVEEPGDEGSKPKQKSFVPALVPPKIPDGEKVDFDDIHRKRMEKDLTELQTLIDAHFEKRKKDEEELIVLTQRIENRRSERAEQQRIHAEREKERQNKLAEEKARKEEEEAKRKADDDAKKKKAFASFQYTGYMQRTDKKGGPKKQTEREKKKTILNERRKDLNVDNLSEDKLREKANELWKWMRQLEGEKFDLQYKHMCQKYEITVLRNRVSEHQKITKGSRSKRRLRK from the exons ATGAAGTTGAGTATGA GGCTTGTAAAGTCTGGTCAGGATCAAACATCTGTTCGACAGCAAGCAG ATGCTGTGGAGGAACCTGGAGACGAAG GATCGAAACCAAAGCAGAA atcattTGTACCAGCGTTGGTTCCTCCCAAAATTCCTGATGGAGAGAAAGTTGATTTTGAC GACATTCATCGCAAACGCATGGAGAAAGACCTAACAGAGCTGCAGACGCTTATCGATGCTCACTTTGAGAAAAGAAAGAAGGACGAAGAGGAACTCATCGTCCTCACTCAGAGAATC GAGAACCGGAGGTCAGAACGGGCCGAACAGCAGAGGATTCATGCAGAACGAGAGAAAGAACGTCAAAACAAACTCGCC GAGGAAAAGGCACGAAAAGAGGAAGAAGAGGCAAAGAGGAAGGCTGATGATGATGCAAAGAAGAAGAAAGCTTTTGCAAGCTTTCAGTATACAGGATACATGCAGAGG ACAGACAAAAAGGGCGGACCGAAGAAACAAACCgagagagagaagaaaaaaACGATTCTCAATGAGCGACGTAAAGATTTGAACGTGGACAACCTCAGTGAGGATAAGCTaag AGAGAAAGCAAACGAACTCTGGAAGTGGATGCGGCAACTGGAAGGGGAGAAATTCGACCTGCAATACAAACATATGTGCCAGAAATATGag ATCACTGTGCTTAGAAATCGAGTCAGCGAACATCAAAAGAT TACCAAAGGCTCGAGAAGTAAAAGACGACTGAGAAAATAA